From the Halorhabdus utahensis DSM 12940 genome, one window contains:
- a CDS encoding PRC-barrel domain-containing protein has product MAEILAENLSGKDVMGSDGAELGMLYNITMDLESGRLENLIIEPDETLGETAFGRDDDGRLRVPVSRVQAVKDHMIIER; this is encoded by the coding sequence ATGGCCGAAATACTCGCCGAGAACCTCTCCGGGAAAGACGTCATGGGCTCGGACGGGGCCGAACTCGGTATGCTGTACAACATCACGATGGACCTCGAATCGGGGCGACTCGAAAACCTGATTATCGAGCCCGACGAGACGCTCGGTGAGACGGCGTTCGGGCGGGACGACGACGGCCGCCTTCGCGTCCCTGTGAGCCGCGTACAGGCTGTCAAAGACCACATGATCATCGAACGCTAA
- a CDS encoding KEOPS complex subunit Pcc1 gives MEYEAVLDFAYDDSDSAALIEGSVAQEIAEIEGDRTRARLDRDGDTLSITIAAADPVALRAGMTTWTTLVEVAERAGGV, from the coding sequence ATGGAGTACGAGGCGGTTCTCGATTTCGCGTACGACGATTCCGACAGCGCCGCACTCATCGAGGGCAGCGTCGCCCAGGAGATCGCCGAGATCGAGGGTGATCGCACCCGGGCACGGCTCGATCGGGATGGAGACACGCTCTCTATTACGATCGCCGCTGCCGACCCAGTCGCACTGCGGGCCGGCATGACGACGTGGACGACGCTTGTCGAAGTGGCCGAACGAGCTGGCGGGGTCTGA
- a CDS encoding RNA-guided endonuclease InsQ/TnpB family protein has translation MEYSYRYQAYPTQAVAERLEHHLDVHRQLYNHVRWDYENRPADDKPSEYEQNNKLPEWKRKWPLFRDLHSKAAQATVARFHHNLTVLSKLKERGYNVGRLTRQAPSDYRSVTYNQSGFDLDEKRGHDKDAYVRFSKIGWVKIRYSRPIPDHATIKEVTVKQETTGEWFVSFGLEIDDATLPEKPDVDSLDASNSVGIDLGILNYIHTSDGTTVEWLDLEDEYERLRREQRTLSRKEKGSNNYEKQRKQVATVKRRIRRKVLDYQHKITKYLVREYDAVFVEDLNVKGMLQGDGNARNKQNAAWRQFITLLEYKADLHGTHVVQVEPEGTTKECARCGVETAKPIWIKEHSCPSCGFETDRDANAAMNVLQRAFQELGLGWPEDTPVETVTATDTIQFESVSASHVVETGSLPS, from the coding sequence ATGGAATACAGCTACCGCTACCAAGCTTACCCGACACAAGCGGTAGCGGAGCGGCTGGAGCACCATCTCGATGTTCATCGCCAACTCTACAACCACGTCCGCTGGGATTACGAGAATCGCCCCGCGGACGACAAGCCGAGCGAGTACGAACAGAACAACAAACTCCCCGAGTGGAAGCGCAAGTGGCCGCTATTCCGTGATCTACACTCGAAAGCCGCCCAAGCCACCGTCGCACGCTTCCACCACAATCTCACTGTCTTGAGCAAACTCAAGGAGAGGGGGTACAACGTCGGTCGGCTCACACGCCAAGCGCCCAGTGATTACCGGAGTGTGACGTACAACCAAAGTGGTTTCGACCTCGATGAAAAGAGGGGCCACGACAAAGACGCGTACGTCCGCTTCAGTAAGATTGGGTGGGTAAAGATCCGCTACTCACGTCCAATCCCTGACCACGCCACGATTAAAGAAGTCACGGTCAAACAGGAGACAACTGGCGAGTGGTTCGTCTCTTTCGGGCTGGAAATCGACGATGCTACCCTCCCCGAGAAGCCCGACGTGGACTCGTTGGACGCGAGCAACAGCGTGGGTATCGACCTCGGCATTCTCAACTACATCCACACGTCGGACGGAACGACAGTGGAGTGGCTTGATCTCGAAGACGAATACGAGCGTCTGCGCCGCGAGCAACGCACCCTCTCACGGAAGGAGAAGGGGTCGAACAACTACGAGAAACAACGGAAGCAGGTCGCTACGGTGAAGCGTCGGATTCGTCGCAAAGTGCTGGACTACCAGCACAAGATAACGAAGTATCTCGTCCGTGAGTACGATGCGGTGTTCGTGGAAGATCTCAACGTGAAGGGGATGCTTCAGGGCGATGGAAACGCCCGGAACAAGCAGAACGCGGCGTGGCGACAATTCATCACGCTCCTCGAATACAAGGCCGACCTGCACGGCACGCACGTCGTGCAGGTCGAACCCGAGGGAACAACCAAAGAGTGTGCTCGGTGTGGCGTGGAGACGGCGAAACCCATCTGGATCAAGGAACACTCCTGCCCATCCTGTGGATTCGAGACGGATAGGGACGCGAATGCGGCGATGAACGTGTTGCAGAGAGCCTTTCAGGAGTTAGGGCTGGGATGGCCCGAAGACACGCCTGTTGAGACTGTGACCGCTACGGACACGATTCAGTTTGAATCTGTGTCTGCAAGTCACGTCGTGGAAACAGGAAGCCTGCCCTCGTGA
- a CDS encoding 50S ribosomal protein L37ae: MADDRTGSSGRFGARYGRVSRRRVAEIEANMNDDHECPECGRDRVSRQGTGVWECGYCGYTFTGGSYSPTTPGGRAAQRSIRAALAEEGEETEA; the protein is encoded by the coding sequence ATGGCTGACGATCGTACCGGCAGTTCCGGTCGGTTCGGCGCGCGATACGGGCGAGTCTCCCGCCGTCGCGTCGCCGAGATCGAGGCGAACATGAACGACGACCACGAGTGCCCCGAATGCGGCCGCGACCGCGTCTCCCGGCAGGGAACCGGTGTTTGGGAGTGTGGCTACTGTGGATACACATTCACCGGTGGTTCCTATAGCCCAACCACCCCCGGCGGACGCGCCGCCCAGCGGTCGATCCGCGCGGCACTCGCCGAGGAAGGCGAGGAGACGGAGGCCTGA
- a CDS encoding DUF3194 domain-containing protein translates to MSDDATASTDAETPADETVVETAAATAEDVVFSRLDRSAIDDLDVTVTFEDKVLEIDVYLNAPDARADPETVADDAALAARSAVDDLFDA, encoded by the coding sequence ATGAGCGACGACGCCACAGCATCCACTGACGCGGAGACACCAGCGGACGAAACGGTCGTCGAGACGGCCGCGGCGACGGCCGAAGACGTCGTGTTTTCGCGCCTCGACCGGTCGGCGATCGACGATCTCGACGTGACGGTGACGTTCGAAGACAAGGTACTCGAGATCGACGTCTACCTCAACGCGCCTGACGCGCGGGCCGACCCCGAAACGGTCGCCGACGACGCCGCACTCGCGGCTCGATCGGCTGTCGACGATCTTTTCGACGCCTGA
- a CDS encoding CPBP family intramembrane glutamic endopeptidase: MASEPGVDPKQIRAVVLAAGWSLVGLLGSSLLAAPFLLAVLLLTDSLSVTAEYSLQLVASGAGMVILAGVYLQYYDLDVEYLDVKLPSLRDLGYSVLGFVFLMGGLVVVSLLTQALGIQTAEHSVSGIVEESGSAEIYLVLAPLSFLVIAPAEELFYRNIIQKSLYDWFNRRNAVLIASALFALIHIPAYFTQGIRPLLATLPVLFVLALVLGESYRRTRNLTVPILIHAVFNAIQFLLQYYVEVNDIAPAGVALVS, from the coding sequence ATGGCATCGGAACCCGGAGTGGACCCGAAGCAGATTCGAGCGGTCGTCCTCGCGGCCGGGTGGTCGCTCGTCGGGCTTCTCGGAAGTAGCCTCCTCGCTGCCCCGTTCCTTCTGGCAGTCCTGCTGCTGACTGATTCGCTCTCCGTCACCGCCGAATACTCGCTACAATTAGTCGCAAGCGGGGCCGGAATGGTCATCCTCGCCGGCGTGTACCTCCAGTACTACGACCTCGACGTGGAATATCTGGACGTGAAGTTGCCGAGCCTCCGTGACCTCGGGTACAGCGTCCTTGGGTTCGTCTTTCTGATGGGTGGGCTGGTCGTGGTTAGCCTGCTGACCCAGGCACTCGGTATTCAGACAGCCGAACACAGCGTTTCCGGGATCGTCGAGGAGTCCGGCAGCGCCGAGATCTATCTCGTGCTCGCGCCACTCTCCTTTCTCGTGATCGCCCCGGCCGAGGAACTCTTCTATCGAAACATCATCCAGAAGTCGTTGTACGACTGGTTCAACCGCCGTAACGCGGTCCTCATCGCCAGCGCCCTGTTCGCGCTCATCCACATTCCGGCGTACTTCACGCAGGGAATCAGGCCACTGCTGGCGACGTTGCCGGTCCTGTTCGTTCTCGCACTGGTGCTCGGGGAAAGCTACCGCCGAACCCGGAATCTCACTGTCCCGATCCTCATCCACGCCGTGTTCAACGCGATCCAGTTCCTCCTGCAGTACTACGTCGAAGTCAACGATATCGCGCCAGCCGGTGTCGCCCTGGTATCGTGA
- a CDS encoding MFS transporter, which produces MPAEQAEAAGPIDAFRSFFALRRDVLVLSIAMFAFSLGFQMTSRYLPEYMTALGASGFVVGLYGTFGNVISAVFPYPGGAISDRIGSRYALTLFGFLSTLGFAVWLVAGQFDAITVAGVTIEPWVWIFVGLVLAQAWKSFGLGASFAVVKQATDPSRLAAGFASTETFRRVAFLVGPVLAAVLLELQWNVSLLSPILGRMGDSFATNFQYVLLVGVVFGALGTLIQHWLYDASEDTIGGSFAGIEQIRADLREMPAELRPLLVGDTLVRFANGMVYVFFVLVVTQFLEVGFDASFGFLGSTYAVTLSPAAFFGILLGVEMLVALLVMAPAAKAAEYVGLKPVVALGFAVYAIFPVVLIYAPATETAMIAVFAFSGLRFAGLPSHKALIVGPAEADAGGRVTGTYYLLRNTIVIPSAAIGGYLWDYVSPEVAFTLAAAVGVVGTGYFLVFGEEFEAYR; this is translated from the coding sequence ATGCCAGCGGAGCAGGCCGAAGCGGCAGGTCCGATCGACGCCTTCCGATCGTTCTTCGCACTCAGGCGGGACGTCCTCGTCCTCTCGATCGCGATGTTCGCGTTCAGCCTGGGCTTTCAGATGACCAGCCGCTACCTCCCGGAGTACATGACTGCGCTGGGGGCTTCGGGGTTCGTCGTCGGCCTCTACGGCACGTTCGGCAACGTCATCTCGGCGGTGTTCCCCTATCCCGGTGGTGCTATCTCGGACCGGATCGGCTCCCGGTACGCGCTGACGCTGTTTGGCTTTCTCTCGACGCTCGGCTTCGCCGTCTGGCTCGTTGCGGGCCAGTTCGACGCGATCACGGTCGCCGGCGTGACGATCGAACCCTGGGTGTGGATCTTCGTCGGCCTGGTCCTCGCCCAGGCCTGGAAATCCTTCGGCCTGGGAGCCTCCTTCGCTGTGGTCAAGCAGGCGACCGACCCCTCGCGGCTGGCGGCCGGCTTCGCGAGCACGGAGACCTTCCGCCGGGTGGCCTTCCTCGTCGGCCCGGTGCTGGCGGCCGTCCTGCTCGAACTGCAGTGGAACGTCTCCCTGCTCTCGCCGATTCTCGGACGGATGGGCGACTCGTTCGCGACGAACTTCCAGTACGTCCTGCTGGTCGGGGTGGTTTTCGGCGCACTCGGGACGTTGATCCAGCACTGGCTGTACGACGCGAGCGAAGACACGATCGGGGGCTCCTTCGCGGGGATCGAGCAGATCCGGGCGGACCTCCGGGAGATGCCCGCGGAGCTGCGACCGCTGCTCGTCGGCGACACCCTCGTCCGGTTCGCCAACGGGATGGTGTACGTCTTCTTCGTCCTCGTGGTGACGCAGTTCCTCGAAGTGGGGTTCGACGCGTCGTTCGGATTCCTCGGATCGACCTATGCGGTCACCCTCTCACCGGCGGCGTTTTTCGGCATCCTCCTGGGAGTCGAGATGCTGGTCGCGCTGCTCGTGATGGCGCCCGCGGCGAAGGCCGCCGAGTACGTCGGCCTCAAACCGGTCGTCGCGCTTGGATTTGCGGTCTATGCGATCTTCCCGGTCGTCCTCATCTACGCCCCGGCGACGGAGACAGCGATGATCGCCGTCTTTGCCTTCTCTGGCCTTCGATTCGCCGGCCTCCCCTCGCACAAAGCGCTGATCGTCGGCCCCGCCGAGGCCGATGCGGGCGGCCGGGTGACTGGCACGTACTACCTCCTGCGGAACACGATCGTCATCCCGAGCGCTGCCATCGGTGGGTATCTCTGGGACTACGTTAGCCCCGAGGTCGCGTTCACGCTCGCTGCCGCGGTCGGCGTCGTCGGGACCGGCTACTTCCTGGTCTTCGGCGAGGAATTCGAGGCCTATCGGTAG
- a CDS encoding prefoldin subunit beta: MQGNLPPEAQEKLEELQDLQETAQQVAQQKQQAQTQLTESENALEALEDIDPDSTMYREVGELLVETEYDEAEDDLSETVDNLEVRVDSLEKQEERVEEQFEELQGELQEMLGGGGGALGGGPDVGPGAGGA; encoded by the coding sequence ATGCAGGGAAATCTGCCACCTGAAGCACAAGAGAAGCTCGAAGAACTACAGGACCTCCAGGAGACGGCCCAGCAGGTCGCCCAGCAGAAACAGCAGGCCCAGACCCAGCTGACCGAATCCGAGAACGCCCTTGAGGCCCTCGAAGACATCGATCCCGATTCGACGATGTACCGCGAAGTCGGCGAGCTCCTCGTCGAGACCGAGTACGACGAGGCCGAGGATGACCTCAGCGAGACGGTCGACAACCTCGAAGTACGCGTCGACTCCCTCGAAAAACAGGAGGAGCGCGTCGAAGAGCAGTTCGAGGAACTCCAGGGCGAACTCCAGGAGATGCTCGGCGGTGGCGGCGGTGCGCTCGGCGGCGGTCCGGACGTCGGTCCGGGCGCTGGCGGTGCATGA
- the infB gene encoding translation initiation factor IF-2, with protein MAEHTPTDTTESSSLRTPIVAVLGHVDHGKTTLLDKIRGSAVTEGEAGAITQHIGSTAVPLSVIGEMAGDLVDPEDFDLPGLLFIDTPGHHSFSTLRSRGGALADIAIVVVDVTDGFQPQTEEALDILRRTQTPFIVAANKVDTIPGWNPTDDQPIQASKERQPDRVQSDLDERLYELIGQLSDEGFSADFYWRVQNFQNNIGVVPLSAMTGEGVPDLLTVLMGLSQRYLKEEMAVDVTGPGAGTVLEVTDERGFGTTIDAVVYDGTIRADDQLVVGGLEEPIVTEVRALLQPRPLAEIRTEKEFEKVDSVAAAAGVKIAAPDLDDAMAGAPVRVVRDRPVEEVIAEVEAELAEVEVQTAEEGIVVKADTLGSLEAISSTLEDEEIPIMRAEVGDVAPRDIRVAETANEPTHRAILAFGVDILEDTAALAEQEDVRLFENDVIYQLVEEYDDHVTAIEESQQEQILDNITRPARFRILDDHTFRQSDPAVVGVEILSGTIVRNSHVARFDGGEPERVGQLKGIQDEGDDVDEARAGERVAVSIDGPTVGRDIEEGDELWIELPEKHAKILEQELTEEIPADEREALSMYLDKRRNKDPFWGK; from the coding sequence ATGGCCGAACACACACCAACTGATACGACCGAGTCGTCGTCGCTCCGGACTCCCATCGTCGCGGTCCTGGGCCACGTCGACCACGGCAAAACGACGCTACTGGACAAGATCCGCGGGTCGGCAGTGACCGAAGGCGAAGCGGGCGCGATCACGCAGCACATCGGCTCGACCGCCGTGCCACTGTCCGTGATCGGCGAGATGGCCGGTGACCTCGTCGATCCCGAGGACTTCGACCTGCCCGGCCTGCTGTTTATCGACACGCCGGGCCATCACTCCTTCTCGACGCTTCGGTCACGGGGCGGCGCGCTGGCGGACATCGCCATCGTCGTCGTCGACGTCACCGACGGCTTCCAGCCACAGACCGAGGAAGCACTGGACATCCTCAGGCGAACCCAGACGCCGTTCATTGTCGCGGCCAACAAGGTCGACACGATCCCGGGTTGGAACCCCACCGACGACCAGCCGATCCAGGCGAGCAAGGAACGCCAGCCCGACCGCGTCCAGTCCGACCTCGACGAGCGACTCTACGAACTCATCGGCCAGTTGAGCGACGAGGGGTTCTCGGCGGACTTCTACTGGCGCGTCCAGAACTTCCAGAACAACATCGGCGTCGTCCCGCTGTCGGCGATGACCGGCGAGGGCGTCCCCGACCTCTTGACGGTGCTGATGGGTCTGTCCCAGCGCTATCTCAAGGAAGAGATGGCGGTCGACGTGACCGGGCCGGGCGCGGGGACAGTCCTCGAGGTCACCGACGAACGCGGGTTCGGCACGACGATCGATGCCGTCGTCTACGACGGGACGATCCGTGCCGACGACCAGCTCGTCGTGGGCGGACTCGAAGAGCCGATCGTCACCGAAGTCCGCGCACTGCTCCAGCCCCGCCCGCTGGCCGAGATCCGGACCGAAAAGGAGTTCGAGAAGGTCGATTCGGTGGCGGCCGCAGCCGGGGTGAAGATCGCCGCGCCGGACCTCGATGACGCGATGGCCGGCGCGCCCGTTCGCGTCGTTCGCGACCGCCCAGTCGAGGAAGTCATCGCCGAGGTCGAGGCCGAACTCGCGGAAGTCGAAGTCCAGACCGCGGAGGAAGGGATCGTGGTCAAGGCGGACACCCTCGGCAGCCTCGAAGCGATTTCGAGTACCCTCGAAGACGAGGAGATCCCGATCATGCGCGCGGAGGTCGGCGACGTCGCGCCACGCGACATCCGGGTCGCCGAGACCGCCAACGAACCGACCCACCGGGCGATCCTCGCCTTCGGCGTGGACATCCTCGAGGACACCGCCGCCCTCGCCGAACAGGAGGACGTCCGACTGTTCGAGAACGACGTCATCTACCAGCTCGTCGAGGAGTACGACGACCACGTCACGGCGATCGAGGAGTCCCAGCAGGAACAGATCCTCGACAACATCACCCGCCCGGCGCGGTTCCGGATCCTCGACGACCACACCTTCCGGCAGTCCGATCCCGCCGTGGTCGGCGTCGAGATCCTCTCGGGGACGATCGTCCGGAACTCCCACGTTGCCCGATTCGATGGGGGCGAACCGGAACGCGTCGGCCAGCTCAAGGGCATCCAGGACGAGGGCGACGACGTTGATGAGGCACGGGCGGGCGAGCGCGTCGCCGTCTCGATCGACGGCCCGACGGTCGGCCGGGACATCGAGGAAGGCGACGAACTCTGGATCGAACTCCCCGAGAAACACGCCAAGATCCTCGAACAGGAGCTTACCGAAGAGATCCCCGCCGACGAGCGCGAGGCGCTGTCGATGTATCTGGACAAGCGGCGGAACAAGGATCCCTTCTGGGGGAAGTAG
- a CDS encoding NOB1 family endonuclease, producing the protein MNVLDASAFINEYHTDEQLATIPLVREELEDESAYRFDALEGSGMHLHIPDEETVERIRRAADETGDLEELSTTDIRLIAAAFELDGELVTDDYAMQNVAEKLEIDVEVIAQDGIEEQREWHFQCQGCGREFDENHDRCPICGSPLSRKNPSSA; encoded by the coding sequence ATGAACGTTCTCGACGCCTCGGCTTTCATCAACGAGTATCACACTGACGAGCAACTCGCCACGATCCCTCTCGTTCGCGAGGAACTCGAAGACGAGAGCGCGTATCGCTTCGACGCCCTCGAGGGGTCGGGGATGCATCTCCACATCCCCGACGAGGAGACCGTCGAACGCATTCGCCGGGCGGCCGACGAGACCGGCGACCTCGAAGAACTGTCGACGACCGACATCCGCCTGATCGCCGCCGCCTTCGAACTCGACGGCGAACTGGTCACCGACGACTACGCGATGCAGAACGTCGCCGAGAAGCTGGAGATCGACGTCGAAGTGATCGCTCAGGACGGCATCGAAGAACAACGCGAGTGGCACTTCCAGTGTCAGGGGTGTGGCCGCGAGTTCGACGAGAATCACGACCGCTGTCCGATCTGTGGCAGCCCGCTTTCGCGAAAGAATCCCTCGAGCGCCTAA
- a CDS encoding DUF5812 family protein translates to MSEKTGTFVVTHVDGESAVLTDVTDSHVHTLSAHPDFQTDDVIEATIRAEPPMEVTWEVAAIHDRRTVPIERSPETPTKQARDIATDQAVGEVTRRERAGEGEVHVLTVPAEQTEQAVADVIDDDETVRRAARLGVDRVEIRADDGVLSVRYLP, encoded by the coding sequence ATGAGCGAGAAAACGGGGACGTTCGTGGTTACCCACGTCGACGGCGAGTCGGCGGTCCTGACGGACGTCACCGACTCCCACGTGCATACACTTTCGGCACACCCGGATTTCCAGACCGATGACGTGATCGAGGCGACGATCCGGGCCGAACCGCCGATGGAAGTCACCTGGGAGGTGGCCGCGATCCACGACCGCCGGACCGTACCGATCGAGCGGAGTCCGGAGACCCCGACCAAACAGGCAAGGGACATCGCCACAGACCAGGCCGTCGGAGAGGTTACACGCCGGGAGCGTGCCGGCGAGGGTGAAGTACACGTTTTGACTGTTCCGGCGGAACAAACCGAACAGGCCGTCGCGGACGTCATCGACGACGACGAGACGGTCAGGCGGGCGGCCCGTCTCGGCGTCGACCGCGTCGAGATTCGGGCTGACGATGGTGTCCTCAGTGTTCGCTATCTGCCGTAG
- a CDS encoding DUF7437 domain-containing protein, which produces MNYMSRTAGNSERAINGLLSVAQLLEEPRLARLYTFVLREGEVTIDDIGDALEMPRTTAYSDTGTLVELGMLTRDETRKTHRYSAVPISLTATLDGDEHTVTPTLIEAVGRAPRDQDLDLLLEKHGLGKLAAALTYAIPYADGAMSERVAARELDLQYAFAIAVLQALREVVLDMQSVDPYFEAIPSAREQPPETDA; this is translated from the coding sequence ATGAATTATATGTCGAGAACCGCCGGGAATTCCGAGCGGGCCATCAACGGCCTCCTGTCGGTCGCCCAGCTCTTAGAGGAGCCACGGCTGGCGCGACTGTACACGTTTGTCCTCCGCGAGGGGGAGGTCACCATCGACGATATCGGCGATGCACTGGAGATGCCACGGACGACGGCGTACTCGGATACGGGCACGCTCGTCGAACTTGGTATGCTGACTCGAGACGAGACACGGAAGACCCACCGGTATTCGGCCGTTCCGATTTCGCTCACTGCGACCCTCGACGGGGACGAACACACAGTCACGCCGACCCTCATCGAGGCGGTTGGACGCGCACCCCGAGATCAGGATCTCGACCTTCTGCTCGAAAAGCACGGCCTGGGAAAGCTTGCGGCCGCCCTCACCTACGCCATCCCCTATGCTGACGGCGCGATGTCCGAACGAGTGGCTGCCCGGGAATTAGATCTCCAATACGCCTTCGCCATCGCCGTCTTGCAGGCCCTCCGGGAGGTCGTCCTCGACATGCAGTCGGTTGATCCATACTTCGAAGCGATCCCGAGTGCGCGCGAGCAACCGCCCGAGACAGATGCCTGA
- a CDS encoding guanosine monophosphate reductase: MKDLTTGRSYGDVLLVPQRSPVDSRDDVDLSTPLTPDIELERPLLSAPMDTVTERETAIALSAAGGFGTIHRFLAIDEQVAEVRAVVEAGERVGAAVGIADGYLERTERALEAGAEAIVLDVAHAHLERALAAVETLVDEYDPANLIVGNVATPEGVRDLYAAGADTVKVGIGPGSHCTTRRVAGAGVPQLTAVDQCADAAEDLDVPVIADGGIQSSGDAVKALMAGADTVMLGRLFAGTAEAPGDVVEIEGDQYKRSRGMATTAANEDRTDKDGAAADADEGVEGLTPYSGDLVDVADRFAAGIRSGLSYCGGHTIPEARASAEFMEVAASAREREGAHFDHDWESVVGDGSD; the protein is encoded by the coding sequence ATGAAAGACCTCACGACAGGGCGTTCCTACGGGGACGTGTTGCTCGTCCCACAGCGCTCGCCGGTCGACAGTCGCGACGACGTGGATCTCTCGACGCCGCTCACACCCGACATCGAACTCGAGCGCCCACTCCTGAGTGCGCCCATGGACACCGTGACCGAACGCGAGACGGCGATCGCCCTCTCGGCGGCCGGTGGGTTCGGGACGATCCACCGGTTCCTCGCGATCGACGAACAGGTGGCCGAAGTGCGGGCGGTCGTCGAAGCCGGCGAGCGCGTCGGCGCGGCCGTCGGCATCGCCGATGGCTACCTCGAACGGACCGAACGGGCGCTCGAAGCCGGGGCCGAGGCGATCGTCCTGGATGTCGCCCACGCACACCTCGAACGCGCGCTTGCGGCAGTCGAAACCCTCGTCGACGAATACGACCCCGCGAACCTTATCGTCGGGAACGTCGCGACACCCGAAGGCGTCCGTGATCTATACGCGGCAGGAGCCGACACCGTCAAGGTCGGTATCGGCCCCGGCTCGCACTGTACGACCCGGCGCGTCGCGGGCGCTGGCGTCCCGCAACTCACCGCAGTCGATCAGTGTGCGGACGCCGCCGAAGACCTCGACGTGCCAGTCATCGCTGATGGCGGCATCCAGAGCTCCGGTGACGCGGTCAAGGCGCTGATGGCCGGCGCGGATACGGTCATGCTCGGACGATTGTTCGCCGGGACAGCCGAGGCCCCGGGCGACGTCGTCGAGATCGAGGGCGACCAGTACAAGCGCTCGCGGGGCATGGCGACGACCGCCGCCAACGAGGACCGGACGGACAAGGACGGCGCAGCGGCGGACGCCGACGAGGGCGTCGAGGGGCTGACGCCATACAGCGGCGACCTCGTTGACGTCGCCGACCGGTTCGCTGCCGGGATCCGGTCCGGCCTGAGTTACTGTGGCGGCCACACCATTCCGGAAGCGCGTGCATCGGCTGAATTCATGGAAGTCGCAGCCAGCGCCCGCGAGCGCGAGGGGGCACACTTCGATCACGACTGGGAGAGCGTCGTCGGTGACGGCAGCGATTGA
- a CDS encoding DNA-directed RNA polymerase subunit P: MAYKCSRCKRDVELDEYGGVRCPYCGHRVLLKERSRDVKEIGVE, translated from the coding sequence ATGGCCTACAAGTGCTCGCGCTGTAAACGCGACGTCGAACTCGACGAGTACGGCGGCGTCCGCTGTCCGTACTGCGGTCACCGGGTCCTGCTGAAGGAACGGTCCCGCGACGTCAAAGAGATCGGCGTCGAGTAA
- a CDS encoding DUF2103 domain-containing protein: MQCRQCAADLDRPGDYCLVCHTANADVVVLELDRERARVTTIDDEDILGRRVVTTTPEDGELSGVELRNFAGQVADEVHRKRPEEVYVTGDREVIDAVRSQLHYECYRVEGENPVDRVLERRGEPALEVVEASAAEKIGGTHSTLIGDRDGMRAIETVAGHPHVKKIIPGPIDASGSSARGGVRAKATRADEGGNVRLLIRDGSSVQENRVVTTANDRELGEHVRADLNEALSDADLGE; the protein is encoded by the coding sequence ATGCAGTGCCGGCAGTGCGCCGCCGACCTCGATCGACCCGGCGACTACTGCCTGGTGTGTCACACGGCGAACGCCGACGTGGTCGTTCTGGAACTCGACCGCGAGCGTGCCCGAGTGACGACCATTGACGACGAGGACATCCTGGGGCGGCGCGTCGTGACGACGACGCCGGAGGACGGCGAGTTGAGCGGCGTCGAGTTGCGGAACTTCGCCGGCCAGGTCGCCGACGAGGTCCATCGCAAGCGCCCCGAGGAAGTCTACGTCACCGGCGATCGCGAGGTTATCGACGCCGTCCGATCCCAACTTCACTACGAGTGTTACCGCGTCGAGGGCGAGAATCCGGTCGATCGGGTCCTCGAGCGCCGTGGGGAGCCCGCCCTGGAGGTCGTCGAGGCAAGCGCGGCCGAGAAGATCGGCGGCACCCACTCGACGTTGATCGGTGATCGCGACGGGATGCGTGCGATCGAGACGGTCGCGGGCCACCCTCACGTCAAGAAGATCATCCCCGGCCCGATCGACGCAAGCGGATCGAGTGCCCGCGGCGGTGTCCGCGCGAAGGCGACCCGCGCCGACGAGGGAGGGAACGTCCGACTGTTGATCCGGGACGGCTCCAGCGTCCAGGAGAACCGCGTCGTCACGACGGCCAACGATCGGGAACTCGGCGAGCACGTCCGGGCGGACTTGAACGAGGCGCTGTCGGACGCCGATCTTGGGGAGTGA